From Polynucleobacter sp. AP-Sving-400A-A2:
AGCCTCTTTACAGCCGTTTTGGCAACGTCTCTAAAAAAACGAGTAATAGGGGTGATGTTGGACTTTTTTCTCCACTGTGCCTCGTTATAAAGCTCCTTAGCCCTATCTTTAGCCTTCTTTAAGTCTCGCTCACCTGTAGTCGTTCTCTGCCACACACCATCCACGCAATAGCGAGCTTGCCAAATGCTACTTCGCTCTCGCAAAGCAACTAATAGCTCACCTTCAATAATGCTATGAGTGGTTGATTTTCTTTCTGACATTTTTCCCTCTAACCCAAACAGCATATAGGGTTTAAAGTTTTGTGTCAAAAAGTGTGTAGTAGGTGTGTAGTGCAGAAAAGAGAAAAGGGCTAGGAGCTTATCGCCCGCTAACCCTTTTACTTACTGCATTTTTTGGTGGCGATTCAGGGATTCGAACCCCGGACCTGTGGATTATGATTCCATCGCTCTAACCAACTGAGCTAAATCGCCGAACGTCAGATTTTAGCTTATTTGATGCAAATGCTCAATGTGTCCACTTTGACCCCAAAGACCAAGGCCACTAAACGATCTTAATACTTAAATCCGGCAAATTATCGATAGTGCATCGAATGACATCACCACGAATCACTGGTCCCACATTCTCAGGGGTGCCAGAATAAATAATGTCGCCGGGAAACAATTCATTTGCCTCTGATAACTTAGCAATTTGCTCTGCTACCGACCAAATCATTTGATCTAAATTGGCCTTCTGTTTCACAACACCGTTTACAGAAAGTGAAATGGCGCCTTTAGTAAAGTGGCCAATCTGACTCACTCGGAAGATTGGTCCGATAGGGGCGGAGTGATCAAAGGACTTGCCAATTTCCCAAGGCTTTTTCTGATCACCCATAAAGCGCTGTAAATCACGGCGCGTCATGTCTAAACCTAAGGCGTAACCGAAAACATGCTCCAGCGCCTTCTCTACCGGAATATTCTTTCCACCCTTATTGAGGGCTGCAACCAACTCAACCTCGTAGTGATAATTTTTAGTAAGCGATGGATAGGGATGATCCACTAGCTTATTTGGCGCTACAAACTGAATGGCATCTGTTGGCTTCTGAAAAAAGAACGGCGGCTCTCGAGTAGGATCAGATCCCATCTCACGTGCATGGGCTGCGTAGTTTCTACCAATACAGTAAACACGGCGCACTGGAAATTCAGCATCACTGCCAGCAATCGGTATGAGCGTTTGCGCAACTACAAAAGGAGTCTGGATTAAGTCACCCGACTTATGAGCCTGAGCGCCAGAAACCAATCCTACCGAAGAGAGTGATGCAACACCGAACTTAATCGCATTACGTCGACTGAGAAGATCGTTTTCTTGATTTGACATGCCCAGCTCCTTTAAAAAGATAGGCCATCGTAATCCCATTACAAAATAATTACATCAGGAAAACCCCTCGCCCCCATCCTACCCAGCGAATGCTATCTGGCTAGTCAGCGCCCAAAGAATTGCTAAGATTAATAATCTATACAGAGGCATCATTTACTTTCTGAGTTCATTTCATCTTATAAACCAAATTCACTTATGCGACTTCTCTCCATATCCTCGGGCAAAGTAATGCCGCTCTTTGGGTCTCATCACCCAAATTACTCTACCGTAGCCTCAGCTATCGAAAAGAAATCAGTCAGTAATCTTGCCTCCCCTACCTCCATAGAAATAACTCGCCTTGGTATTGCGGGCGATGAGCAAGCCGATCTATCAGTGCATGGTGGTCTTGAAAAAGCGATTTACGTCTATCCAATCGAGCACTATGCTTTTTGGAATGAGTTACTTTCCCGGGAAACTAAAAAATCCGTCAATCTTCCCTTGGGTGCTTTGGGTGAAAACTTCACGATTGAAGGCTTACTAGAGACTGAGGTATTTGTTGGGGATCAAATGCAAATTGGTGCTCTTCAATTTACCGTAGTCAAGCTACGCGAACCCTGCTTTAAGTTCAACGCCAAGATGAAATACAAGGGTGCAGCCAAAGCGATGTTGCAATCAGGTTTTAGCGGATGGTATCTACGCGTCAATCAAACTGGAGCACTCGCAGCAGGCGATGCAATTACAGTGGTGCCGGGTCAAAGACTGACGTCGATTGCGGATCAGAATCACGCCCTCTTTAATCGGGGCAATCAAAAAGATCTTTGGGATTAATCGCTGTGAATTATTTTAGGTAATAAAAAACCCGACCACTCTGTGGTCGGGTTTAGTTTTTGAAACAGACTAGTAAAGCTTAGTCTTTAGCGTAAATATCTACGTCTTTAGTTTCTTTAATAAACAGTGTGCCGATTACCAATGTCACCGTAGCGATGATGATTGGGTACCAGAGACCGTAGTAAATATTACCGTTTTGCGCTACCAAGGCAAAGGCGATTGTTGGCATCAAGCCACCGAACCAACCGTTACCAATATGGTATGGCAAGGACATAGAGGTGTAACGAATGCGGGTTGGGAACATCTCAACCAACATCGCAGCAATTGGGCCATAAACCATGGTTACCAAGAGCACCAAAATTACCAAGATACCAAGAATCGCCGCATGGTTGATAGCAGCAGGGTCAGCCTTTGCAGGATAACCAGCAGCATTCAATGCATCACGAATGGCTTTCTTGAACTCAGCATCCTTTGCTTTCGCATCAGCTGGAGCCAGACCCTTAGCGGTGTAGCCTTGAATCTCTGTATCGCCAATCTTCACAACAGCAACACCACCGGCTGGGCCAGCAATTGTTGTGTAACTTGCAGAGTTAGAAGCCATCACCTGTTTTGCAATGTCGCAAGAGCTAGTGAACTTAACAGTACCTGTTGGATTGAACTGGAAAGTACATTCGTTCAAATCAGCAGTAATACTGGCTGGTGCAGTCGCCATTGCCTTTTCTAACGCTGGGTTAGCAAAGTGGGTTAAGCCGTTAAACAAGGAAACTGGTGTGTTCGGGATGTACAGAATGATCGCGAGCAATAAACCACTCATGATGATGACCTTACGGCCAATCTTATCTGACAAAGTACCGAAGATCACGAAGAATGGTGTGCCAATTACCAATGAAGCGGCAATCAACAAGTTCGCAGTCTTAGGATCTACCTTCAACACTTGAGTGAGGTAGAACAAAGCATAGAACTGACCTGTATACCAAACCACCGCTTGACCTGCAACCAGACCAAACAATGCCAAGATCACAATCTTCAAGTTCTTCCATTGAGCGAATGACTCTGTCAATGGTGCTTTAGAGAGTTTGCCCTCTTCTTTCATCTTCTTGAAAGCTGGGGATTCGTTCATCGATAAACGGATGTAAACAGAAACGGCCAACAACAAAATTGAGAGAAGGAATGGAACACGCCAGCCCCAAACATCGAAGTCTGGACCAGTCAGTTCACGTGTGAACAAAATCACGAGCAGGGACAAGAACAAACCTAATGTAGCTGTAGTTTGAATCCAAGCTGTGTATGCACCACGCTTACCGTGAGGAGCATGCTCCGCCACATAAGTAGCAGCACCACCGTACTCACCACCCAAAGCCAAACCTTGAAGCATACGCAATGCGATCAAGATCACTGGGGCAGCAACACCGATAGTTGCATAGTTAGGCAGTAAACCCACGATAAAGGTTGCACCACCCATGAGCATGATCGTTACCAAGAAGGTGTACTTACGACCAATCAAGTCACCTAAGCGACCGAATACCAAAGCGCCGAATGGGCGAACGATAAAGCCGGCAGCAAACGCAAGTAAAGCAAAAATGAAGGCAGAACCTGCATCTAAGCCTGAGAAAAACTGCTTAGCCATAACCGCGGCCAATGAACCATAAAGATAAAAGTCGTACCACTCAAAAACCGTACCTAAAGAGGAAGCAAAAATAACTTTGCGTTCTTCAGCGGTCATTGGGGCTGCTTTAGTTGATGTTGACATCAGTAGCTCCTAACTATTTTTATTAAATAAAAAACAACTAGGCGATTATGCTTTGAAAAAAATCAAAGAAATCCACTACTTAGGGTAATTCCCCATCAAATTAGATCGGGGTTTTCCCCATAAATGTGGATTTGTTGCAACGCATTCGATGCATTCTCTAAGGAGGCGTTTGCACCAAGGTATTGCAAGCCGCCCAATTTAGGTGCAAATATCAATGAGCGCCCAAAGGTATCCCGATTTAATGGCATGAGCGGTCAGTATTTGGCAGCGCACTAAAAAGATAACTAATTAAGGAGCTATACAAATGAAAAGACGTGACTTTTTAAGCAAAACTGCATTGGGCGCAGCTGCTGGTGTACTAGCAGCTCCTGCAATAGCGCAGTCCATGCCTGAAGTGAAATGGCGCTGTGCCTCTAGCTTTCCAAAAAGCTTAGATACGATTTACGGTGGTGGCGAATACATTTCCAAGCGCGTTGCCGCACTGACTGATGGTAAGTTCCAGATCCGTATTTTTGGTGCCGGTGAGATTGTTCCCGCATTTGGTACGGTAGATGCGGTTCAGCAAGGTACTGTTGAGTGCACTCATACGGCTGGCTATTACTTCGTTGGAAAAAATAAAACCTTTGCGTTTGATACCACCGTGCCTTTCGGCATGAACCAACGTCAGCAAAATGCCTGGATGTATTGGGGTGGAGGCTTGAAGCTCCAACGTGAATTCTTGCGTGATTACAACATCGTCTCTTTCCCAGCAGGAAATACCGGGACACAAATGGGCGGCTGGTTCAAGAAACCCGTCAAAACAGTTGCTGACCTCAAAGGCCTAAAAATGCGTATTGCAGGCTTAGGTGGTGAAGTGATGTCACGTCTAGGCGCGATCCCCCAGCAAATCGCTGGCGGAGATATTTACCCTGCTTTAGAAAAAGGTGTTATCGATGCGGCTGAGTGGGTTGGTCCGTATGACGATGAGAAATTAGGCTTTTACAAAATTGCACCTTACTACTACTACCCAGGATGGTGGGAAGCTTGCTCAATGTATTCCATGTACGTCAACATCAAGGAATGGGAAAAATTGCCTAAGCAATATCAAGAGGCATTTTCCTCGGCATGTGCAGAATGCAATATCGACATGATGGCTGAATACGATTACAAAAATCCGATTGCCCTGCAAAGCCTGATTAAGAATGGAGTCAAGCTCCAGTCTTACTCAACTGAGATCATGAAAGCAGCCTCTACCGCTGCGTTCGAGATGTATGAAGAAGAGGCCGCCAAGAATCCATCATTCAAGAAAATTTATGAGCCATGGAAGAAGTTCCGTAACGACCAAATGCTGTGGAACAAGGTTGCGGAGCAAACACTCATGAGCTTCATGCTAAGCAACCCAGTCAAATAAGAACCAACCGATAAGTTGATATGCCAAAACAATTATTAGTTTTTTCAAGTTTCGTTGATCGCCTTAATGACCGTTTTGGTGTCTTTGCGAGTTGGTTGGTATTAATTGCCGTACTGATCAGCACTGCAAATGCGCTGATCCGGTACGGCTTTAATGTCAGTTCGAATGGCTGGCTAGAAGCGCAGTGGTATTTGTTTGCTGGAATGGTGATGTTTGGTGCCGCCACTACGTTTCGATTAAATGAACATGTTCGGGTAGATGTGCTCTATGCGCTCTACCCCAACAGAGTTCGTCTTTGGTTAGATTTTTGGGGAGGAATTGTCTTCTTCCTGCCGGTGACCGTCATCATTGGCTACTACTCGTGGGAATTTTTCATCACATCTATTATTCAAAATGAAACCTCAAGCAATCCTGGTGGCCTGATTCGCTGGCCAGTCCGAGGTGCCATTACTCTGGGCTTCTTTTTGCTGACCCTTCAGGGTCTCTCTGAAATTATCAAACGATACGCAGCCATTATTGGTGTGATCAAAATCGATCCTAAGTACGAAAGACCTTTGCAATGATTAGTCATGATCTGATGGCCCCCATTATGTTTGGGGGCTTAATTATATTTTTATTGATTGGGTATCCAGCAGCTTTTTCACTTGGCGCTGTTGGCTTGTTCTTTGCCTTTATCGGTATTGAGATGGGCATGTTCCAGCCCACCTTTTTGCAAGCACTGCCAGATAGGGTCTTTGGAATTCTTTCAAATGATCTATTGCTCTCGATCCCTTTCTTCACCTTCATGGGAGCCATTCTTGAAAAGTGTGGCTTAGCAGAAGATATGCTCGAGGGCTTGGGACAATTATTTGGTCCGATCCGTGGCGGTCTTGCATATGCAGTGATCATTGTTGGCGCAATTTTGGGCGCTATTACTGGCACAGTAGCAGCGTCTGTCATTGCTATGGGATTAATCTCATTGCCAGTGATGTTGCGTTACGGCTATAACCCACGAGTAGCAACTGGCGTGATCGCAGCCTCTGGCACGATTACCCAATTGATTCCTCCATCATTGGTATTGATCGTGCTGGCAGATCAATTAGGTAAGTCTGTTGGTGATATGTATGCCGGTGCTATTGGACCATCCATTATTCAGGTATCTCTTTTTTGTCTATTTATCTTCTTTTTGTCGATCTTTAGACCGCAGGATGTACCAGCACTGCCTCCGGAGGCTCGTCCAAAAATTGACTGGAAGTTACTCAAAAAAATCCTTTGGGGTATTGTTCCGTCGATTGCACTTATCTTCTTGGTTTTAGGAACGATTCTGATGGGCCTTGCAACACCTACTGAAGGTGGTGCAATGGGTTCAGTTGGCGCTTTAGTGCTAGCGGCTATGAATAAGCGTCTGCAAAAGGCACTGGTTTGGGAAGCCATGACCTCCACTATGCGCATCAATGCCATGGTGATCTTTATTTTGATTGGCTCAACTGTATTTGGCTTAACTTTTAGAGGGGTGGATGGAGATCTATGGATTGAAGAACTTCTTTCAGGACTTCCAGGCGGGCAAGTAGGCTTCTTGATTGCGGTGAACTTATTTGTATTCTTCTTGGCCTTCTTCCTTGATTACTTTGAGATTGCCTTCATCATCATCCCTTTATTGGCACCAGTTGCCGAAAAGCTTGGCATTGATCTGATTTGGTTCGGCGTTCTACTGGGCGCTAATATGCAAACTTCGTTCATGCATCCGCCATTTGGTTTTGCATTGTTCTATTTGCGTGGGGTTGCACCCAAATCTCTCAAAAGTTCGGATATCTACTATGGGGCGCTACCTTGGGTTGGCTTACAACTCATATTGGTTGCCATCATTATTTTTATCCCAGAAACTGTGACCTATTTTGTTGATAAACCTGCTGCTGTCTTTGATGCTAGCGGTCCATCGGTTGATCCATTAGCTGGTGTAGAGCAAAATGAGATTACGGTAGACTCCAGCTCTGACATTGAACGTCAGCTACGAGAAAATAAATAACAATACATATTGAGACAGCAGTCAAAGGGATTTGGTAATGCAACAAAAATGGGGAATTCGTGGGATGGCGGTAGCGCCACACTCACTAGCATCTGAATCAGCATTAGCGGTACTACGTGAAGGTGGTAATGCATTAGAGGCAATGATTGCAGCAGCAGCAACCATTGCCGTTGTTTACCCCCACATGAACTCCATTGGTGGTGACTCTTTCTGGGTGGTTCATTCTCCCGGTAAAGCTATGGGTGGTATTGATGCTTGCGGTGCGGCTGCTGGCCTAGCGACTAAACAGTGGTACGCAGAGCGTGGAATCACCAAGGCCATTCCTTTTAGAGGTGCCATTGCAGCCAATACAGTTGCAGGCACCATCTCTGGATGGGGCGCCGCTCAGAAACTGTCACAACAAGGTTTAGGTGGAAGACTTCCACTCTCCCGCTTGCTGGCAGATGCTATTTACTATGCTGAAGCTGGAGTCCCGGTCACTCACAGTCAGTCGAGTTTGACCGAGAAAAAGAGGGTGGAGTTAAGTCCCATTCCCGGATTTGCAGAAACATTTTTAGTAGACAGTAAGGCCCCTGAAGTGGGTAGCATCTTTAAACAAGAACGTCTTGCAAGAACCTTGCGCCAAATTTCTCGTAAAGGCACAGAAGATTACTATCGCGGCGATTTAGCTGAATTACTCGCAAAAGAGCTTACAGAGATTGGTAGCCCTCTCAGACTATCTGACCTTCATCGCCATCAAGCGAAACTGATTGACCCGCTCGAGCTCCAGCACAGTACAGGCAATGTATACAACATGACGCCGCCAACACAAGGCGTTGTGTCTTTAATGATCATTGGCATCTTGGATCAACTCAATCTCAAACGCTTTAAAGTCGATAGCGCGGAATATGTTCATCACTGCGTTGAGGCTACCAAACAGGCGTTTAAGGTACGCGATCAATTTGTCACTGATCCAGCGTATATGACAAAAAATGCGCAGTCTTTCTTAGCTCCTGCATTCTTAAAGAAATTAGCAAAAAATATTGATCCTGAAAAAGCCTTGCCCTGGGGTCAAGGTAAAGGACCTGCCGATACGATTTGGATGGGCGTGGTTGATGGCAATGGAAATTGCGTTTCTTTCATTCAAAGTATTTATCACGAGTTTGGTGCTGGCATCGTATTGCCCAAGTCTGGTGTGAACTGGCAGAACCGCGGATGCAGCTTCTCGCTGGATCCAAAAACACTCAATCACCTTGAACCCTATCGCAAACCATTCCATACATTGAACCCAGCCATGGCTTTATTTAAGGATGGTCGGTCGATGGTCTACGGCACCATGGGTGGTGATGGTCAACCACAAACACAATGCGCCGTCTTTACTCGCACCGCGACGTATGGACTTGATCCACAAGATGCGATCAGCCGTCCACGTTGGTTGCTCGGCAGAACCTGGGGGCAAACTAGCGACAGCTTAAAATTAGAATCGCGCTTTAGTCCATGGGTTGCTAAAGAGCTACATGCCCTAGGACACGAGATTGAAATGCTCGATGCTTTTGATGAAAGCGTTGGCCATGCTGGCTGCATTATTCGCGACCCATCCGGCACGCTGCATGGCGGTTGGGATCCCCGCAGTGATGGCGCCGTTAGCGCGTTTTAGTAATAAATAATTTGGGTACGCGCAGATCCCAGTAGATGGCAGCTGCGCGTAATCCAAAAATAGCCAGCATGCACATCACCGATCCCTCGAGCGTGTACGCTGGGAGGAAATTCAAAATCAGAACATAGATGCAGCAACCCAAAGTGACCGGGATTGCATACAGCTCATGTGACATCAATAAAGTTTTTCTGCCGGCCAAAATATCGCGTAACAAGCCGCCACCGACAGCGGTCACTACGCCCAAGATGACTGGTGCTGCTGGCAATCCGAATTCTAAGTTCCAGGCTTTATCTACCCCCTGAATGCCAAACAAAGCTGCGCCCAGACCGTCGATGTAGAGCATCCAGCGATAAATCTGAGGCTGCGTAAAAAAAGATTCCGCTACAAAAGTCACGACGCACGAGCCCAAGGCTACCCAGATATAAATTTGCGCAATCGACCAAAATGCGGGGACATCCAAAATAATGTCACGCAGAGTTCCGCCACCAATGGCAGTAATCACACCTAGTACCATGACGCCAAAAAGATCGACACCCCGATCAGCAATAGCGAGTACACCAGTGACTGCAAAAGCAACCGTGGCAATGATGCCAATCCAGAAATTAATTTGATCCATACTGACTAGTCTAAATCACCAACACCAATCTCTGAATCAAGCCCTTTATATACTGAGGGTAATGCCATTAAGGAATCTTTTATGAAAACTCAGCTTTATAGCTTTTGGCGTAGCTCGGCAGCCTTTAGAGTACGTATCGCACTCAATTTAAAGGGTCTGGATTACGAGGTGATTCCAATTCACATTGTTAAAAGTGGAGGCGCCCAAACTGCTGGTGAATATGCCATTAAAAATCCCAATCGCCTAGTCCCTCTGTTTACCGATGGTTCTCATACTATTCACCAATCGCTTGCCATCATTGAATATTTAGAGGAGATTCAATCAAATCCTCCGCTACTACCTCAAACTGCAATCGATCGAGCGTGGGTACGTTCAGTAGCCATGGATATCGCCATGGAAATTCATCCACTGAATAATTTGAGGGTGTTGCGCTATCTCATGAAAACTTTAGGCGTGAGCTCAGAAGCAAAAGATGCCTGGAGTCATCATTGGATGGTGCTGGGTTTAGAAAGTCTGGAAAAACAATTAAGCGTAGATACGAGGGTGGGTCGTTTTGCTTGTGGAGATCAGCCTGGCTTGATTGATATTTGCCTAGTGCCGCAAATTTTTAATGCACTCAGCGCAAAGATCGATATGACGAGTTACCCAACACTCATGAAAATATTTCATCAATGTATGACGCTGCCTGCATTTATTGATGCCTCTTGGGAAAAGCAAATCGATGCTGAGGGATTAAACCCCTTTACTCCACCACAGGAATAAAGATAGCGTAAGCAAAGATCCCGCTGTAGTTAAGAGCACCACTCGAGAAATAATTCGACCATCTGCGTTGTAATACTGAGCCAACATGAATGGGCCTGTGCCCGTGGGTAGTGCAGCTAGTATCACTACAGCACTCACCCATAAGTTCGGCAAATCCAAGATTGGCCCAGCAATCAACCAAGCGACTATCGGCTGAATAATGAGTTTTGCGACGCTAATACCCCACGCCTGCTGCGGCGCTGACTCTTCTTTTTGTATCAAAAACAGGCCAATAGAAACCAATGCACAAGGTGTTGCAGCTGCAGCCAAGAAAGTAATGACTTGGGCTAATGGCTCATATAAAAGCAAATCTGTAGACGACCATAACAAACCTGCCACCGGGGCAATCAATAGTGGATTGGTACAGAGCGACTTCAGCACGCTCCAGACAATCTCATGGGATTTTTTATGAGACTGTATGCCAA
This genomic window contains:
- a CDS encoding trimeric intracellular cation channel family protein produces the protein MDQINFWIGIIATVAFAVTGVLAIADRGVDLFGVMVLGVITAIGGGTLRDIILDVPAFWSIAQIYIWVALGSCVVTFVAESFFTQPQIYRWMLYIDGLGAALFGIQGVDKAWNLEFGLPAAPVILGVVTAVGGGLLRDILAGRKTLLMSHELYAIPVTLGCCIYVLILNFLPAYTLEGSVMCMLAIFGLRAAAIYWDLRVPKLFITKTR
- a CDS encoding AEC family transporter, giving the protein MFYVFNVVFPVFALILIGYACGRTGKLGGSASIELNRFVVWLALPAQLFSFASSSGWQTLWQPGFIAAFFLSCLLVFILVLIVSWVRKRDLAAASFSGLSASYSNTGYMGIPLCVLALGQDGLAPAIIATFIVFVMFAIATVLIEVGIQSHKKSHEIVWSVLKSLCTNPLLIAPVAGLLWSSTDLLLYEPLAQVITFLAAAATPCALVSIGLFLIQKEESAPQQAWGISVAKLIIQPIVAWLIAGPILDLPNLWVSAVVILAALPTGTGPFMLAQYYNADGRIISRVVLLTTAGSLLTLSLFLWWSKGV
- a CDS encoding fumarylacetoacetate hydrolase family protein produces the protein MSNQENDLLSRRNAIKFGVASLSSVGLVSGAQAHKSGDLIQTPFVVAQTLIPIAGSDAEFPVRRVYCIGRNYAAHAREMGSDPTREPPFFFQKPTDAIQFVAPNKLVDHPYPSLTKNYHYEVELVAALNKGGKNIPVEKALEHVFGYALGLDMTRRDLQRFMGDQKKPWEIGKSFDHSAPIGPIFRVSQIGHFTKGAISLSVNGVVKQKANLDQMIWSVAEQIAKLSEANELFPGDIIYSGTPENVGPVIRGDVIRCTIDNLPDLSIKIV
- a CDS encoding MFS transporter — protein: MSTSTKAAPMTAEERKVIFASSLGTVFEWYDFYLYGSLAAVMAKQFFSGLDAGSAFIFALLAFAAGFIVRPFGALVFGRLGDLIGRKYTFLVTIMLMGGATFIVGLLPNYATIGVAAPVILIALRMLQGLALGGEYGGAATYVAEHAPHGKRGAYTAWIQTTATLGLFLSLLVILFTRELTGPDFDVWGWRVPFLLSILLLAVSVYIRLSMNESPAFKKMKEEGKLSKAPLTESFAQWKNLKIVILALFGLVAGQAVVWYTGQFYALFYLTQVLKVDPKTANLLIAASLVIGTPFFVIFGTLSDKIGRKVIIMSGLLLAIILYIPNTPVSLFNGLTHFANPALEKAMATAPASITADLNECTFQFNPTGTVKFTSSCDIAKQVMASNSASYTTIAGPAGGVAVVKIGDTEIQGYTAKGLAPADAKAKDAEFKKAIRDALNAAGYPAKADPAAINHAAILGILVILVLLVTMVYGPIAAMLVEMFPTRIRYTSMSLPYHIGNGWFGGLMPTIAFALVAQNGNIYYGLWYPIIIATVTLVIGTLFIKETKDVDIYAKD
- a CDS encoding TRAP transporter substrate-binding protein; translation: MKRRDFLSKTALGAAAGVLAAPAIAQSMPEVKWRCASSFPKSLDTIYGGGEYISKRVAALTDGKFQIRIFGAGEIVPAFGTVDAVQQGTVECTHTAGYYFVGKNKTFAFDTTVPFGMNQRQQNAWMYWGGGLKLQREFLRDYNIVSFPAGNTGTQMGGWFKKPVKTVADLKGLKMRIAGLGGEVMSRLGAIPQQIAGGDIYPALEKGVIDAAEWVGPYDDEKLGFYKIAPYYYYPGWWEACSMYSMYVNIKEWEKLPKQYQEAFSSACAECNIDMMAEYDYKNPIALQSLIKNGVKLQSYSTEIMKAASTAAFEMYEEEAAKNPSFKKIYEPWKKFRNDQMLWNKVAEQTLMSFMLSNPVK
- the maiA gene encoding maleylacetoacetate isomerase, translating into MKTQLYSFWRSSAAFRVRIALNLKGLDYEVIPIHIVKSGGAQTAGEYAIKNPNRLVPLFTDGSHTIHQSLAIIEYLEEIQSNPPLLPQTAIDRAWVRSVAMDIAMEIHPLNNLRVLRYLMKTLGVSSEAKDAWSHHWMVLGLESLEKQLSVDTRVGRFACGDQPGLIDICLVPQIFNALSAKIDMTSYPTLMKIFHQCMTLPAFIDASWEKQIDAEGLNPFTPPQE
- a CDS encoding gamma-glutamyltransferase family protein, which translates into the protein MQQKWGIRGMAVAPHSLASESALAVLREGGNALEAMIAAAATIAVVYPHMNSIGGDSFWVVHSPGKAMGGIDACGAAAGLATKQWYAERGITKAIPFRGAIAANTVAGTISGWGAAQKLSQQGLGGRLPLSRLLADAIYYAEAGVPVTHSQSSLTEKKRVELSPIPGFAETFLVDSKAPEVGSIFKQERLARTLRQISRKGTEDYYRGDLAELLAKELTEIGSPLRLSDLHRHQAKLIDPLELQHSTGNVYNMTPPTQGVVSLMIIGILDQLNLKRFKVDSAEYVHHCVEATKQAFKVRDQFVTDPAYMTKNAQSFLAPAFLKKLAKNIDPEKALPWGQGKGPADTIWMGVVDGNGNCVSFIQSIYHEFGAGIVLPKSGVNWQNRGCSFSLDPKTLNHLEPYRKPFHTLNPAMALFKDGRSMVYGTMGGDGQPQTQCAVFTRTATYGLDPQDAISRPRWLLGRTWGQTSDSLKLESRFSPWVAKELHALGHEIEMLDAFDESVGHAGCIIRDPSGTLHGGWDPRSDGAVSAF
- a CDS encoding TRAP transporter large permease subunit, with amino-acid sequence MISHDLMAPIMFGGLIIFLLIGYPAAFSLGAVGLFFAFIGIEMGMFQPTFLQALPDRVFGILSNDLLLSIPFFTFMGAILEKCGLAEDMLEGLGQLFGPIRGGLAYAVIIVGAILGAITGTVAASVIAMGLISLPVMLRYGYNPRVATGVIAASGTITQLIPPSLVLIVLADQLGKSVGDMYAGAIGPSIIQVSLFCLFIFFLSIFRPQDVPALPPEARPKIDWKLLKKILWGIVPSIALIFLVLGTILMGLATPTEGGAMGSVGALVLAAMNKRLQKALVWEAMTSTMRINAMVIFILIGSTVFGLTFRGVDGDLWIEELLSGLPGGQVGFLIAVNLFVFFLAFFLDYFEIAFIIIPLLAPVAEKLGIDLIWFGVLLGANMQTSFMHPPFGFALFYLRGVAPKSLKSSDIYYGALPWVGLQLILVAIIIFIPETVTYFVDKPAAVFDASGPSVDPLAGVEQNEITVDSSSDIERQLRENK
- a CDS encoding TRAP transporter small permease subunit — translated: MPKQLLVFSSFVDRLNDRFGVFASWLVLIAVLISTANALIRYGFNVSSNGWLEAQWYLFAGMVMFGAATTFRLNEHVRVDVLYALYPNRVRLWLDFWGGIVFFLPVTVIIGYYSWEFFITSIIQNETSSNPGGLIRWPVRGAITLGFFLLTLQGLSEIIKRYAAIIGVIKIDPKYERPLQ
- a CDS encoding MOSC domain-containing protein, with translation MRLLSISSGKVMPLFGSHHPNYSTVASAIEKKSVSNLASPTSIEITRLGIAGDEQADLSVHGGLEKAIYVYPIEHYAFWNELLSRETKKSVNLPLGALGENFTIEGLLETEVFVGDQMQIGALQFTVVKLREPCFKFNAKMKYKGAAKAMLQSGFSGWYLRVNQTGALAAGDAITVVPGQRLTSIADQNHALFNRGNQKDLWD